The following are encoded together in the Halopseudomonas salegens genome:
- a CDS encoding complex I subunit 5 family protein gives MNAALLSLLLPLATSLLLLLLRARLASLVIVSNAVSLLAAGAALLSVMQSGTQSLALAGWDSPLGIRFELNPLSALLLVFTALIHLLVSVYAARSRHSQTRDTDFWPLSTLLHTSLCALWLSTDLFNWYVTLELLGLVAVALVVISGPKAYGPALRYLLLSLAASLCYLLGVALLYGQYGVLDIRLLAELADGSHTTRLALLLMTLGLMLKAALWPLHQWLPAAHASAPTAVSALLSALVVKGPLFILWWLWISLADNELARQAGMLFALAGVVALIAGGWSALRTPYLKTLVAYSTVAQLGYALLALGLLLQWQDSRLSAALWFFVLAHGLAKASMFLAAGEMQATLGSRRVSALKGATQTMPVAMFAFAVAGGSLIGLPPSGGFLAKWILLMPLFDNPWHWPWAFAVLLGTLVSAAYVFRVVALSFNRADPTPPDYNPDHFAQWLALLPALLVWGMALIAEPLIQWLSGMQP, from the coding sequence ATGAATGCAGCACTGCTCAGCTTGCTGCTACCCCTGGCTACCAGTTTGCTGCTGTTATTGTTGCGCGCCCGGCTGGCCAGCCTGGTTATCGTCAGCAACGCTGTCAGCTTGCTCGCTGCTGGCGCGGCCCTTTTGTCAGTCATGCAATCGGGCACACAATCCCTTGCACTGGCTGGCTGGGACAGTCCGCTGGGGATCCGCTTTGAACTCAATCCTCTCAGCGCGCTGCTGTTGGTATTCACTGCCCTGATTCATTTGCTGGTATCCGTCTATGCCGCACGCAGCCGGCATAGCCAGACACGGGATACCGACTTCTGGCCATTGTCGACCTTGTTGCACACCAGCCTGTGTGCGCTCTGGCTATCCACCGACCTGTTCAACTGGTACGTCACCCTGGAACTGCTGGGTCTGGTTGCGGTGGCCCTGGTCGTCATCTCCGGGCCCAAAGCCTATGGTCCGGCGCTGCGTTATCTGCTGCTGTCACTGGCTGCCTCGCTGTGCTACCTGCTTGGCGTAGCGCTGCTTTACGGGCAATACGGCGTGCTGGATATCCGTCTGCTGGCAGAGCTGGCCGACGGCAGCCACACGACCCGGCTGGCACTGCTGCTGATGACCCTTGGACTGATGCTGAAAGCGGCTCTCTGGCCCCTGCATCAATGGCTCCCGGCCGCGCACGCCAGCGCACCCACAGCGGTGAGTGCACTATTGTCGGCGCTGGTGGTCAAGGGGCCACTGTTTATTCTCTGGTGGCTGTGGATCAGCCTGGCAGATAACGAACTGGCGCGTCAGGCAGGCATGCTGTTTGCGCTGGCTGGCGTGGTTGCGTTGATTGCCGGTGGCTGGTCGGCGCTGCGCACGCCCTATCTGAAAACCCTGGTTGCCTACTCCACCGTGGCTCAGTTGGGCTATGCACTGCTCGCCCTTGGCCTGTTGCTACAGTGGCAGGACAGTCGTCTGAGTGCCGCGCTGTGGTTTTTCGTACTGGCTCATGGGCTGGCCAAGGCATCCATGTTTCTTGCCGCGGGTGAAATGCAGGCGACCCTCGGCAGCCGGCGGGTCAGCGCCCTCAAAGGTGCAACGCAGACGATGCCGGTTGCCATGTTTGCCTTTGCAGTAGCCGGTGGCAGTCTGATTGGACTGCCACCCAGCGGCGGGTTTCTGGCCAAATGGATTCTGCTGATGCCGCTGTTTGATAATCCCTGGCACTGGCCATGGGCCTTTGCCGTCTTGCTCGGTACTCTGGTCAGCGCTGCCTATGTCTTTCGCGTGGTGGCATTGTCATTCAATCGCGCCGACCCGACCCCGCCGGACTACAACCCGGATCATTTTGCCCAGTGGCTGGCCCTGTTGCCGGCGTTACTGGTCTGGGGTATGGCTCTGATCGCCGAGCCCCTGATCCAGTGGCTGTCGGGGATGCAGCCATGA
- a CDS encoding NADH-quinone oxidoreductase subunit K: MSSLLLYLLAGITLWVLGLHGLLRQSHPLRRIMAVNIMGAGVFMVMVALASRVQPIDPVLQALVVTGLVVAASATAFALRLASALADRERKQ, encoded by the coding sequence ATGAGCAGTCTGCTCCTGTATCTGCTGGCCGGCATTACGCTCTGGGTGCTCGGCCTGCATGGCTTGCTCCGGCAAAGCCATCCGCTCAGACGCATCATGGCCGTCAATATCATGGGCGCTGGCGTTTTCATGGTCATGGTCGCCCTGGCCAGTCGAGTGCAACCGATTGATCCAGTGCTGCAAGCGCTGGTGGTGACCGGGCTGGTCGTCGCCGCCAGTGCCACCGCTTTTGCTCTGCGCCTTGCCAGCGCCCTGGCCGACCGGGAGCGCAAACAATGA
- a CDS encoding hydrogenase subunit MbhD domain-containing protein: MATTELLFDLSLIGLLIGLACSAMHSARLYTGVVLFIVFGLMLALTWARLGAMDLALAEAAIGAGLIGVMLLAALAGAATEHRSESHRLASAGSLLLGLLVLALLMRGALPLLSGSQPLPEQVMAQLDTTGVSHPVTAVLLNYRAWDTLLELVVVLLALLGLRQLHVVRRQYATPWPLLSAWSRVLVPIAVVLAGYLLWRGSHAPGGAFQAGAVLAAGAVVLRLAGLLPALGWQRASMRVLVLMGAGVFVMVAATTAWLGQGWLVYPAGWNSTLIILIEIAATLSIAASLTLLVVGEGNEVEP; this comes from the coding sequence GTGGCGACGACTGAACTGCTGTTTGACCTCAGCCTGATCGGACTGTTGATCGGTCTGGCTTGTAGTGCCATGCACAGTGCCCGGCTCTATACCGGAGTGGTGCTGTTTATCGTCTTCGGGCTGATGCTTGCATTGACCTGGGCACGACTGGGAGCAATGGATCTGGCGCTGGCCGAAGCCGCCATCGGCGCTGGCCTGATTGGCGTCATGTTGCTTGCGGCACTGGCTGGAGCTGCTACTGAACACAGGTCCGAATCGCACCGGCTTGCCAGCGCCGGCAGCCTGCTACTCGGTCTGCTGGTACTGGCCTTGTTAATGCGCGGCGCATTGCCTTTGCTGTCAGGATCGCAGCCGTTACCTGAACAGGTCATGGCACAGCTGGATACTACCGGCGTCAGCCATCCAGTGACTGCCGTACTGCTGAACTATCGCGCCTGGGATACCTTGCTGGAACTTGTGGTGGTATTGCTCGCGCTGCTGGGTCTGCGCCAGCTACACGTCGTCCGACGTCAGTACGCAACGCCCTGGCCATTGCTCAGTGCCTGGAGCCGTGTACTGGTCCCCATTGCGGTAGTGCTCGCCGGTTACCTGTTATGGCGCGGCAGTCACGCCCCGGGCGGCGCTTTTCAGGCCGGGGCAGTACTCGCTGCGGGTGCTGTTGTGCTGCGCCTGGCCGGCTTGTTGCCGGCCCTCGGATGGCAGCGGGCAAGTATGCGAGTGCTGGTACTGATGGGCGCCGGCGTATTTGTCATGGTTGCTGCAACAACCGCCTGGCTGGGCCAGGGCTGGCTGGTCTATCCCGCCGGCTGGAACAGCACCCTGATAATACTGATCGAAATTGCCGCCACCTTGTCGATTGCCGCCAGCCTGACTCTGCTGGTTGTTGGCGAAGGTAATGAGGTGGAGCCATGA
- a CDS encoding cation:proton antiporter yields the protein MTDWLLWLSWPFLGASVFFFVAGTVGLLRFPDIYCRLHAVTKADTLGLGLLFIGLSLRSDNLQAVGLMLLIWLLVMASGATACQLLARYQQDQEEDVSGDD from the coding sequence ATGACTGACTGGCTGCTCTGGTTGAGCTGGCCGTTTCTCGGCGCCAGCGTGTTTTTCTTTGTCGCCGGTACTGTCGGCCTGCTGCGCTTTCCGGATATCTACTGCCGCCTGCATGCGGTGACCAAAGCCGACACTCTGGGGCTGGGGTTGTTGTTTATCGGCCTGTCATTGCGCAGTGACAACCTCCAGGCAGTTGGCCTGATGTTGCTGATCTGGTTACTGGTGATGGCCTCGGGGGCAACCGCCTGCCAGTTGCTGGCCCGCTATCAGCAGGATCAGGAGGAGGATGTCAGTGGCGACGACTGA
- a CDS encoding monovalent cation/H+ antiporter complex subunit F: MMLFAAILLLSITAGLWRIWRGPTRADRLLAVQLFGTSGAAVLMLLAHIQRQPPLLDAALILALLAAVLSIALVQLLRRHND; encoded by the coding sequence ATGATGCTTTTTGCCGCTATCCTGCTGCTGAGCATAACCGCCGGTCTCTGGCGCATCTGGCGAGGACCGACGCGGGCTGATCGTCTGCTCGCCGTGCAACTTTTTGGCACCAGTGGCGCTGCCGTGCTCATGCTCCTGGCCCATATTCAGCGCCAGCCACCGCTGCTGGATGCCGCTCTGATACTTGCCCTGTTGGCGGCGGTACTGTCGATTGCCTTGGTGCAGCTGCTGCGGAGGCACAATGACTGA
- a CDS encoding Na+/H+ antiporter subunit E: protein MTLAAEPRPPFSLKLRNSPFWLLLHATLWILLSGGSGWYLGLPVIAAATLLSCWLQATPWYLRLTRLPSLLVFFLTELLLGGWDVARRALHPRLPVDPAWVRHELQSTNPQVHLLLSAIVGLMPGTLSSRFSDGYLQLHVLDQQQPWQKTVARMEDLLAAMLPEVSSR, encoded by the coding sequence GTGACTCTCGCCGCCGAACCACGCCCTCCATTCAGCCTGAAACTGCGCAACAGCCCTTTCTGGCTATTGCTGCACGCCACACTGTGGATACTGCTCAGCGGTGGCAGTGGCTGGTACCTGGGTTTACCGGTCATTGCCGCGGCGACCTTGTTGTCCTGCTGGTTGCAAGCCACACCCTGGTATTTGCGCCTGACCCGATTGCCCAGCCTGCTGGTTTTTTTCCTCACCGAACTGCTACTCGGTGGCTGGGATGTTGCACGCCGGGCATTGCACCCGCGCTTACCGGTTGATCCGGCCTGGGTGCGCCATGAATTGCAATCCACCAACCCTCAGGTTCACCTGTTGCTATCAGCCATCGTCGGACTGATGCCGGGCACCCTGTCGTCACGATTCAGCGACGGTTACTTGCAGCTGCATGTATTGGACCAACAGCAACCCTGGCAAAAAACTGTGGCGCGCATGGAAGACTTGCTGGCTGCAATGCTGCCTGAGGTGAGCTCGCGATGA